ATGACAGCCCCTATATTTTTATCAACTATGATATCCAAAATTTGATCTAACATAAATTTTTGATCTTCAAGGAGGGAAAAATTCCCCAAGGCCTTGCCTATGTGGAGATCTGATAGGTGCAAAAGTCTCATCTCTAATCCGCCTTTCTAATAAATATCAAAGTGTCAGTGGTAGAATTATATGGGTCGTAGGCGTAGCCATTTATATTTAGCTTTTTAACCTCGTCTATATCGTCGATCTTGTTTTTTATTATCTCCCTGGCCATAGCTCCCCTGGCTTGTTTCATATAAGAAACAATTGATTTTAATTTTCCATCACGGACTTCCTTAAAATCAACCGTCAAAAACTTGTCATCTTTTTTTAGATATGGCCTTATGGTTTTGGTGTACTCCTTGCTCGCAAGGTTTAAAACCAGGTCATCATCCTCAAAAAGTTTTTTATACAAATCATCACCCCAAAATTCGTAGAGGTCGTACATGGTGTTGTCAAAATAAAGTCTATAATCGGAAATCCCTGTCATTGGCTTTAAAAGGCCATAAAAGGCATCAAGAATGTAGACGTGGTCGTTTAAATATTCAAGATCCGGAAAATCTCCCATAGAAAATTGCTTAAAAACCAAGCCATCAAAGGAAAAAAGTGCTGGATTTGGGAGATCATCAAAATCAAAGTCCTGAAAATCATAGTAAGCCTTCTCAGTCAATTTGTCATTGGTCCTATTAAGATTTCCCATCTCATTCATAGAAAGTTTCCTAATTTTCTCAAGCAAAACCCTAGTCTTTTCAGGAAACAAAAGTCCTTCTGTCTTTATATTCTCAAAATGTTTAAAACCCTTAGCCGGTGAAATAATAATCTTCATAAAAATCCTTTCTATATATATGTATTATTATATCATAATGACATAAAAAATTTCCCAGTTAAATGACTGGGAAATCTAACTAGTTACTATTATATCCGTTATTGATGGTATCGAAGCATTTTTTCCAATATTGCTCTCTTTCAATTATTTTTTCTGAATCATAAGATCTATTAAAAAATTCTATTAGGGTAAAGGTGAAATATTTTTCAAAGTATTCCTCACCCTCTTTATTCTTAAGTTCAATTAACTTTTTATTACCACCATCTTTGCATGAAAAATAATCCCCCCACCTTTGCCTAACTCCTTCAATTCCTGTAGCTGAGCCAATATAAAGTTTGCCTGTCTTTGTGTCTGTCAAGCAATATACACCACTTACCTTGCTTAAGGCTTCATAATATGATGGCAAAATTTCACCCTTAAATATCTTAGACAATTTATCAAATGGCAAGTAAACTCTATCATAACCTTCAAATTTATCACCACTATATAGGCAAGAGAGAATTTCCTTAACACTAATCTTCTCAATATATGAGCTTAGATTAAAAGTGTATCTTGCAAATGTATTTCCCTTATTACAATTAATGACAAGCCTGCCAAAAAAAGGCTTAAATCTTTCTAAAATCTCAACTTTTGCCCAATCATCCTCTGGAACTTCTAGAACCTTACCAGCAGAAATAAAGAGCCATTCATCTCCACTTATCCTAGAAAAACTAAAAACCCATTGTCCAGGATAAAAATTCCTTTGACTTGTACCATACCAGCCCCAATAAGAACACTGTTTGCATGTACCATTTAACTTCTCAATATCATTTTGTTTAAGCCAATAGTCTATAAAATAATCTGCTTTCGAACCATAAGTCATATTAAATTCTATTTTACTATTATTTATTTCTTCTTCTGTTAAATTAAAAATATCATTTAGTTTAAGTTCCATAATCTCTCCTTAAATCCCATATAAATTTTCTTTCACACTCTCAATAATCGACTCTCTCAGACTCTTTGGCTCTAGAACTTCCACATAAGGAAGAAATTGCAAGGCCCGGTATTCTATGCCTTTTTCGGGTGCCAAAAATTCTCCTAGGTAATAGTCGCCGTCTTCCCTAATTTTTATATCCGTCCCAAACTGGTCTATGACATAAGATAAAATATCCTTGTCAAAACGAATTTTTATAAATGATGGTTTGCCAAAAAAGGCATGACTTGCTTTTTCTATTAGCCTATTTAAGTCATCGGTCCTAAATTTTTCCCTATTTTCTTTTAAAATTTTAATATCCTTTATAAAATCAATCCTATAGGCCAAAATATTTGTAAATCCAGGCGTGGTTCCCAAAAGATAGTATTTTTTATTGTCGGTTAGGATCCTATAGGCGTTTAATTTGTAGGGCCTTTCCCTTCTCGGCACAAGTTTCTTATCTGGCCCATAGGTCAGGTAGGTAAATTCAATCTGACGATTTTCTTCAATAGCTTCGTTTATAATTTCTATATTTAGAAAAACTTCTTTGTTCGAAGTTCTTTTTGACCTATAAAGGTCTACCTGACTTATATATTTATCGACTGACCTTTGGTATTTGGACTGACTTTTCCCAATTTTCCTTAAAAGCTCTGTGCACTGGTCCCTGTCTATATAGGCAAGGGAAAATATTGCATCCATCAAAAGATAGTTCTCACTTTTTTCAAAATCCCTATCTATTAGATAATAGCCAAGTCCATTGTCAGCAAAGGTTGAAATATCAATCCCAAAGTCAATTAAATCATTGATTGCACTTGTAATCGTTCTCCTATCAAGATTTACACCATAATATAAAGAAAGTTTTTTCCTTATATCTGCCATAGCAAGAATATGGTCAGGGTCAGATTCTTCACGAAGAATTTCTAGGATATATAAAATATTTAATCTCGAACTTGCCATAAGCCCTCCTAGGATAATTATATCATATTAAAGTGCCAACTTAAAAGTCAAATAAGAGTAAAGAGTGGCTTTAACTAGGCTTGTCTTAGGCCAAGTATAATTGAGTTTGCTTAGATAAAAGTCTATCTCTGGATCTATATCTGGAAGGACATCACCTTTGAAAAAGCTAATTGATTCGGTAAGTTCTCCTGCCCTTTCCCTGTCAATCCCATGGTCTAAATAATAAGCAAAAATTTCTTCCCTATTTGATGGATAATTTCTATTAGCAAAGTCTATAAATAAGGAATATGCCCTAGTATAGGTCAGTGTAAGGCCAAAAAGATATAAAAAATCTCCATAGGTTTTTATATTTTCCTTATAAGATGATCCTTCTATAAATTCTGTTACCTTCCATGGTAACCCATTCTTTAATTCAAGTTTCTCGTTTAAATGATATTCTAATAAATACTTTTTAAAATCTTCTATATCTAGGTCTTGAAAGATATTTTTTTCATAATATAAATCATTTAAGATTTCAAGAAAAAGTATATAAGTAGTCTTGTAACTAATTTTATCTCTCCATTCATTTCTATCCTCTGTAATTATTGCTTTTTCGCCAAAGTACTTATAAATATCATTCTCCACTTGCTTTTTATATTTTTTATCAATCTGAATTTCAAAATAAATATCATTTTCAAGTGTATAGGAAGGATCGATATTAAAGCCATCTCGGTAAAATCCTTCCTTTTTTTCTAAATCAACCCCATATTCCGCACCTTCTACAAAAATAAGCTCCTTGGTTTTTTTGTTGTAATAATGGGCTGGAAGTGGATTTATTAGACTAAGACCCAAAAGATATAAGCTTAAAAAAGGCAAGTTGCCGATTAAGATATTTTGGTCAAGATTTTCCTTTAAAAATAATAGAAAGTCAATTTCATCTTCTGAGCTTTTTTTCCTTATTACTTCCATTTCTTTCTTTATCCTATCCTCTATATAAGGATTTTTTCCATATTTAGCTCTTGAAAGGTCTAAAATTTTTTCTTCAAGATTCATACCATCACCTCTTATAATTATTATAACAAAGGTAATATACAAAAAATTGTACAGGTAGATTTCTCAAGCAATAGACCTCCTAATGCCTATAGAGAAATCCTTACAAGGCCTGATTTACCCTAAACATATGAAATATCTTTTAAAAAATATATATCAGTTCATTACAAAAATAAGTTTTTAGATTTTTCCCTAAGCTATAGGTCAGTTCTAGCTTGCAGCTTTTTTAAAGACTTACCATGAGTCAGCACAGCTTTAGCTTTATATTTTTTCAAATCTAAATTCTTAGCTAATCCTTAGCATAAAAAAGAGGTGTACATTTTTTTGTACACCTCTTTGGGTTTTAT
This window of the Anaerococcus mediterraneensis genome carries:
- a CDS encoding YaaA family protein, producing MKIIISPAKGFKHFENIKTEGLLFPEKTRVLLEKIRKLSMNEMGNLNRTNDKLTEKAYYDFQDFDFDDLPNPALFSFDGLVFKQFSMGDFPDLEYLNDHVYILDAFYGLLKPMTGISDYRLYFDNTMYDLYEFWGDDLYKKLFEDDDLVLNLASKEYTKTIRPYLKKDDKFLTVDFKEVRDGKLKSIVSYMKQARGAMAREIIKNKIDDIDEVKKLNINGYAYDPYNSTTDTLIFIRKAD
- a CDS encoding GIY-YIG nuclease family protein yields the protein MELKLNDIFNLTEEEINNSKIEFNMTYGSKADYFIDYWLKQNDIEKLNGTCKQCSYWGWYGTSQRNFYPGQWVFSFSRISGDEWLFISAGKVLEVPEDDWAKVEILERFKPFFGRLVINCNKGNTFARYTFNLSSYIEKISVKEILSCLYSGDKFEGYDRVYLPFDKLSKIFKGEILPSYYEALSKVSGVYCLTDTKTGKLYIGSATGIEGVRQRWGDYFSCKDGGNKKLIELKNKEGEEYFEKYFTFTLIEFFNRSYDSEKIIEREQYWKKCFDTINNGYNSN
- a CDS encoding YafY family protein, translating into MASSRLNILYILEILREESDPDHILAMADIRKKLSLYYGVNLDRRTITSAINDLIDFGIDISTFADNGLGYYLIDRDFEKSENYLLMDAIFSLAYIDRDQCTELLRKIGKSQSKYQRSVDKYISQVDLYRSKRTSNKEVFLNIEIINEAIEENRQIEFTYLTYGPDKKLVPRRERPYKLNAYRILTDNKKYYLLGTTPGFTNILAYRIDFIKDIKILKENREKFRTDDLNRLIEKASHAFFGKPSFIKIRFDKDILSYVIDQFGTDIKIREDGDYYLGEFLAPEKGIEYRALQFLPYVEVLEPKSLRESIIESVKENLYGI